From Nguyenibacter vanlangensis, one genomic window encodes:
- the gatB gene encoding Asp-tRNA(Asn)/Glu-tRNA(Gln) amidotransferase subunit GatB: protein MAYVIEGRTGPWELVVGLEVHAQVISRSKLFSGASASYGGEPNTHVSLVDAGFPGMLPVINRECVAQAVRTGLGLKARINLQSRFDRKNYFYADLPTGYQISQFAHPIVGEGAVEIELADGSTRTIGITRLHLEQDAGKSMHDQDPARSFIDLNRAGVALMEIVSEPDIRSPEEAGAYLRKLRMILRYLGTCDGNMEEGSMRADVNVSVRKAGEPFRTRCEIKNVNSIRYVMQAIEVEALRQVEIWEDGGEVDQETRLFDPARGETRSLRSKEDAHDYRYFPDPDLLPLVIAESWVDELESALPELPDAKRERFQTEYGIPRYDAGVLVAEQATADFYESVARGRDPRLAANWVTGDLFAALNRTGRTIQDSPISAEALGGMLDLVTDGTINGKIAKEVFEDMLETGDSAAVIVERKGLRQVTDTGAIDAAVQAVLAANPDKVAEYRGGKDKLFGFFVGQVMKAMAGKGNPALVNEALKKVL, encoded by the coding sequence ATGGCCTATGTGATCGAGGGCCGCACCGGCCCGTGGGAACTGGTCGTCGGCCTGGAAGTGCATGCCCAGGTCATCAGCCGGTCCAAGCTGTTCTCGGGTGCGTCGGCGTCGTACGGCGGCGAGCCGAACACGCATGTCAGCCTGGTGGATGCCGGGTTTCCCGGCATGCTGCCGGTCATCAACCGCGAATGCGTGGCGCAGGCCGTGCGAACCGGGCTGGGGCTGAAGGCGCGGATCAACCTGCAGAGCCGCTTCGACCGCAAGAATTATTTCTATGCCGACCTGCCGACCGGCTATCAGATCAGCCAGTTCGCCCATCCGATCGTGGGCGAGGGCGCGGTGGAGATCGAACTGGCGGACGGGTCGACCCGCACCATCGGGATCACGCGTCTGCACCTGGAACAGGATGCCGGCAAGTCGATGCATGACCAGGACCCGGCACGGTCCTTCATCGATCTGAACCGCGCGGGCGTCGCGCTGATGGAAATCGTCAGCGAGCCCGATATCCGTTCGCCCGAGGAGGCCGGGGCCTATCTGCGCAAGCTGCGCATGATCCTGCGCTATCTGGGTACGTGCGACGGGAACATGGAAGAAGGCTCGATGCGGGCCGACGTCAACGTGTCGGTGCGCAAGGCGGGCGAGCCGTTCCGCACGCGCTGCGAGATCAAGAACGTCAATTCGATCCGCTATGTGATGCAGGCGATCGAGGTCGAGGCGCTGCGCCAGGTCGAGATATGGGAAGATGGGGGCGAGGTCGACCAGGAGACGCGCCTGTTCGATCCGGCGCGGGGTGAGACGCGGTCTCTGCGCAGCAAGGAAGATGCGCACGACTACCGCTATTTCCCCGATCCGGACCTGCTGCCGCTGGTGATCGCCGAATCGTGGGTGGACGAACTGGAATCGGCCCTGCCGGAGTTGCCCGACGCCAAGCGCGAGCGGTTCCAGACCGAATACGGTATTCCACGTTATGACGCCGGCGTGCTGGTGGCCGAGCAGGCGACGGCCGATTTCTACGAATCGGTGGCGCGCGGACGCGATCCGCGGCTGGCGGCCAACTGGGTGACCGGCGATCTGTTCGCCGCGCTGAACCGTACCGGCCGCACGATCCAGGACAGCCCGATCAGTGCCGAGGCGCTGGGCGGCATGCTGGACCTGGTCACGGACGGGACGATCAACGGCAAGATCGCCAAGGAAGTCTTCGAGGACATGCTGGAGACCGGTGATTCGGCGGCCGTGATCGTCGAGCGCAAGGGATTGCGGCAGGTGACGGATACCGGCGCGATCGACGCGGCGGTGCAGGCCGTGCTGGCCGCGAATCCGGACAAGGTGGCCGAATATCGTGGGGGCAAGGACAAATTGTTCGGTTTCTTCGTCGGCCAGGTGATGAAGGCGATGGCCGGCAAGGGGAATCCGGCCCTGGTGAACGAGGCGTTGAAGAAAGTTCTCTAG
- a CDS encoding O-antigen ligase family protein → MTADMATRRSRVLAAGLWWIALALTMALPLFQLRGRAIGDGIMSAVGILFLVQCRIERAGTWWRRGWFPFALAFCGLAVLSSLLHGSRHAVGEAAVLVRFFLFAAALEHWVLRGAAARRRLGTVLGLVAAWLVVECWQQYLLGHNLLGYPRWPDGALTGPFYEPRAATPLLMTAFAGAMPVALRWMTARGWPWRAAGAAIVMLLVLTMVLIGQRMPALLFGLGLALTALFVRWARLPVLLAAVAGGVGLALLPVLSPPAYAKLVVHFLQQIRHFSDSAYGQIYIRAAAIVRDHPWLGLGADGFRDFCADPAYVHGVRLFGLDLPARGAAEGCNIHPHNIYLEVATTAGLPGLACFMAMAALWLGRMIRALDPGAAPQQAMLCVICCVVLWPVASSSALFSARTAGWIFLLVGWGLAAARDVAGEARLRRV, encoded by the coding sequence ATGACGGCGGATATGGCGACGCGGCGCAGCCGGGTCTTGGCGGCGGGCCTGTGGTGGATCGCGCTGGCCTTGACGATGGCGCTGCCGCTCTTTCAGTTGCGCGGCCGGGCGATCGGCGACGGGATCATGTCCGCCGTGGGGATTCTGTTCCTGGTCCAGTGCCGGATCGAGCGTGCCGGGACGTGGTGGCGGCGCGGGTGGTTTCCGTTCGCGCTGGCTTTCTGCGGCCTGGCGGTCCTGTCATCGCTGCTGCATGGATCGCGCCATGCGGTGGGGGAGGCCGCGGTTCTGGTCCGGTTCTTTCTGTTCGCCGCGGCGCTGGAGCATTGGGTGCTGCGGGGCGCGGCGGCGCGGCGGCGGCTGGGGACGGTGCTTGGGCTGGTGGCGGCGTGGCTGGTGGTGGAATGCTGGCAGCAATATCTGCTGGGCCATAACCTGCTGGGCTATCCGCGCTGGCCGGACGGCGCGCTGACCGGCCCGTTCTACGAACCCCGGGCCGCGACGCCGCTGCTGATGACGGCATTTGCCGGCGCCATGCCGGTGGCGCTGCGCTGGATGACGGCGCGGGGCTGGCCATGGCGCGCCGCGGGGGCGGCAATCGTCATGCTGCTGGTGCTGACGATGGTGCTGATCGGCCAGCGCATGCCCGCGCTGCTGTTCGGGCTGGGCCTGGCGCTGACCGCCCTGTTCGTGCGCTGGGCGCGCCTGCCGGTGCTGCTGGCGGCCGTCGCGGGCGGGGTGGGGCTGGCCCTGCTGCCGGTGCTGTCGCCGCCGGCCTATGCCAAGCTGGTGGTGCATTTCCTGCAGCAGATCCGCCATTTCTCGGACAGCGCGTACGGGCAGATCTATATCCGCGCGGCGGCGATCGTGCGGGACCATCCCTGGCTGGGGCTGGGCGCGGACGGATTCCGCGATTTCTGCGCCGATCCGGCCTATGTCCACGGGGTGCGCCTGTTCGGCTTGGACCTGCCGGCGCGCGGCGCCGCGGAAGGATGCAATATCCACCCGCACAATATCTACCTGGAGGTCGCGACGACGGCGGGCCTGCCCGGGCTGGCCTGTTTCATGGCGATGGCGGCGCTGTGGCTGGGCCGGATGATCCGGGCCCTGGACCCCGGCGCGGCGCCGCAGCAGGCCATGCTGTGCGTGATCTGCTGCGTGGTGCTGTGGCCGGTGGCGTCCAGCAGCGCGCTGTTCTCGGCGCGGACGGCGGGTTGGATCTTCCTGCTGGTCGGCTGGGGGCTGGCGGCCGCGCGCGACGTGGCGGGCGAGGCGCGGCTGCGGCGCGTCTGA
- a CDS encoding PLP-dependent aminotransferase family protein, with amino-acid sequence MAAIRAKVASRVLITGDRLPSIRRFAGVMGVSPSTVVEAYDRLVAEGVIQARPGSGFYVARAAPPLVLADIGPKRDRAIDPLWVSRQSLDADGAVAKPGCGWLPADWMPNAAIRRALRALARADDAVLSDYGATRGLPALRRLLARQFAGEGLDVGPEQILLTGSGTQAIDLICRFIVRPGDTVLVDDPCYFNFQALLRAHQATILGVPYTQGGPDMERFAEMAATHRPRLYITNSALHNPSGATLTPQVAHRLLNVAASSGMTIVEDDIFGDFEPESSPRLAVLDGLARVIRIGSFSKTLSASIRCGYIAARPDWIDALIDLQVATSFGGVSPATAELVFAVLNDGGYRKHMEAVRRRLVRARRDTAVRLEALGITPWLMPRGGFYLWCALPAGQDATTLARAALCEDVVLAPGNVFSVSQSASGFMRFNVAQMGEARIFDVLERALASGRCREKGGGRLETLSAEDGSIRATM; translated from the coding sequence ATGGCTGCGATCCGCGCGAAGGTGGCCAGCCGTGTACTGATCACCGGCGACCGGCTGCCGTCCATCCGCCGTTTCGCCGGCGTCATGGGCGTCTCGCCTTCGACGGTGGTCGAAGCCTATGACCGCCTGGTGGCCGAAGGGGTGATCCAGGCGCGGCCGGGTTCCGGCTTCTATGTCGCGCGCGCCGCGCCGCCGCTGGTGCTGGCCGATATCGGTCCGAAGCGCGATCGGGCGATTGATCCCTTATGGGTCTCGCGCCAGTCGCTGGACGCCGATGGCGCCGTGGCGAAGCCCGGGTGCGGCTGGCTGCCGGCCGACTGGATGCCCAATGCTGCGATCCGCCGCGCGCTGCGCGCCCTTGCCAGAGCCGATGACGCGGTGCTGTCCGATTATGGCGCGACGCGCGGTCTGCCCGCGCTGCGTCGTCTCCTTGCCCGTCAGTTCGCCGGCGAAGGGCTCGACGTGGGGCCGGAGCAGATTCTCCTGACCGGATCGGGCACGCAGGCGATCGATCTGATCTGCCGCTTCATCGTCAGGCCCGGTGACACGGTGCTGGTGGACGATCCATGCTATTTCAATTTCCAGGCGTTGCTCCGCGCCCATCAGGCAACGATCCTTGGTGTGCCCTATACGCAGGGCGGGCCGGATATGGAGCGTTTTGCCGAAATGGCGGCGACGCATCGCCCAAGGCTCTATATTACCAACTCTGCCCTGCATAACCCCTCGGGCGCGACGCTGACGCCGCAGGTCGCCCATCGCCTGCTGAACGTCGCTGCTTCATCCGGCATGACGATCGTCGAGGATGACATCTTCGGCGATTTCGAGCCCGAATCGTCGCCGCGTCTTGCCGTGCTCGATGGGCTCGCGCGTGTGATCCGCATCGGCAGCTTTTCGAAAACGCTCTCGGCTTCGATCCGTTGTGGCTATATCGCGGCGCGCCCGGACTGGATCGACGCGCTGATCGATCTGCAGGTCGCGACAAGTTTCGGCGGCGTCAGTCCGGCCACGGCCGAGCTGGTTTTCGCGGTGTTGAACGACGGTGGTTACCGCAAGCATATGGAGGCGGTGCGGCGACGGCTTGTCCGCGCCCGACGCGATACGGCCGTGCGGCTTGAGGCACTGGGCATCACGCCCTGGCTTATGCCGCGCGGCGGGTTCTACCTTTGGTGCGCCCTGCCCGCCGGCCAGGACGCCACGACGCTCGCCCGGGCGGCGCTGTGCGAGGATGTCGTGCTGGCGCCCGGCAATGTTTTCAGCGTCTCGCAGAGCGCCTCGGGCTTCATGCGATTCAACGTCGCACAGATGGGCGAGGCACGCATCTTCGACGTACTGGAACGCGCTCTGGCATCCGGCCGCTGTCGCGAAAAAGGTGGAGGTCGTCTGGAAACGTTATCTGCGGAAGATGGATCGATCCGCGCAACGATGTGA
- a CDS encoding N-formylglutamate amidohydrolase, whose translation MNEISTSRDAPFILVPPRRTAIPMVVASPHSGRSYPPDFLARTRLDLPALRRSEDFHLDELLADAPDLGASLLCATFPRIYCDANRAATELDPGMFTEPLPPGCDSTSPRVRAGLGVIPRISAAGAPLYRTRLPFADAAERIRHFWMPYHAALAALIQAQVAAHGACLLVDCHSMPGIAGPDAPDFVLGDGWGTSCAPVVSAAAEAALRAQGFATSRNKPYAGGYVTRHYGQPARHRHALQVEISRPLYMDENRLVPHEGFTAIRAAMTDLLRTLAGVAQDLARSADTTS comes from the coding sequence GTGAACGAGATCTCAACGTCCCGGGACGCCCCCTTCATCCTGGTTCCGCCCCGCCGGACAGCGATCCCTATGGTCGTGGCGTCCCCCCATTCCGGCCGGAGCTATCCGCCCGATTTCCTGGCGCGGACCCGGCTGGACCTGCCGGCCCTGCGCCGCAGCGAGGATTTCCATCTGGACGAATTGCTGGCCGACGCGCCGGACCTGGGGGCCAGCCTGCTCTGCGCCACTTTCCCGCGAATCTATTGTGACGCCAATCGCGCCGCCACCGAACTGGATCCCGGCATGTTCACCGAGCCCCTGCCGCCCGGCTGCGACAGCACGTCGCCCCGCGTGCGCGCCGGGCTCGGCGTCATTCCGCGCATCTCGGCCGCCGGTGCGCCGCTCTACCGCACGCGCCTGCCTTTCGCCGACGCCGCCGAGCGCATCCGCCATTTCTGGATGCCCTATCACGCCGCGCTGGCGGCGTTGATCCAGGCCCAGGTGGCGGCCCACGGCGCCTGCCTGCTGGTCGATTGCCATTCCATGCCCGGCATCGCCGGACCGGATGCGCCCGATTTCGTGCTGGGTGACGGGTGGGGCACGTCCTGCGCCCCCGTCGTCAGCGCCGCGGCCGAGGCCGCGCTCCGCGCCCAGGGTTTCGCGACCAGCCGCAACAAACCCTATGCGGGCGGCTACGTCACCCGGCATTACGGCCAGCCGGCACGCCACCGCCACGCCCTGCAGGTCGAAATCAGCCGCCCGCTCTATATGGACGAAAACCGCCTGGTCCCGCATGAGGGATTCACGGCGATCCGCGCCGCCATGACCGACCTGCTGCGCACGCTCGCGGGCGTGGCCCAGGATTTGGCCCGCTCCGCCGACACGACATCATAG
- the gatA gene encoding Asp-tRNA(Asn)/Glu-tRNA(Gln) amidotransferase subunit GatA — protein sequence MLTELTIASAQGGLKRRDFSAVELTQAHLAAIEALNGRLNAFITITAERALDAARRADAVLAGQDAPALTGIPLGIKDLFCTDGVRTTAASRMLEDFVPPYESTVTANLLRDGAVFVGKTNLDEFAMGSANITSAFGAVENPWKRTGEPDTVLVPGGSSGGSAAAVAAGLAMGATGTDTGGSIRQPAAYCGIAGIKPTYGRCSRWGTIAFASSLDQAGPMARTVEDCAILLQSMAGFDVRDSTSVDVPVPEYRAACGRSLKGMKVGIPAEYRVAGMPAEIEAAWEQGIAWLRDAGCEIVNVSLPHTKYGLATYYIVAPAECSSNLARYDGVRFGRRVPGESLDALYEATRREGFGPEVRRRILMGTYVLSAGYYDAYYLRAQKVRHLIRRDFEEAFRMVDVLLTPTAPSPAFAQGEKMDDPVQMYLNDVFTVPASMAGVPAMSVPAGLSGSGLPLGLQVIGRSFDEETVIAAGSAIERAASFAHRPALRAEVA from the coding sequence ATGCTGACCGAACTGACGATCGCTTCCGCCCAGGGGGGGCTGAAGCGGCGCGACTTTTCCGCCGTCGAACTGACGCAGGCCCATCTGGCCGCGATCGAGGCGCTGAACGGCCGGCTGAACGCCTTCATCACCATTACCGCCGAACGGGCGCTGGACGCCGCGCGGCGGGCCGATGCGGTCCTGGCGGGCCAGGACGCGCCCGCGTTGACGGGTATTCCGCTGGGCATCAAGGACCTGTTCTGCACCGACGGCGTGCGCACCACCGCCGCCAGCCGGATGCTGGAAGATTTCGTGCCGCCGTACGAAAGCACGGTGACGGCGAATCTGCTGCGCGACGGCGCGGTGTTCGTGGGCAAGACGAACCTGGACGAATTCGCCATGGGGTCGGCCAACATCACCTCGGCCTTCGGGGCGGTGGAAAATCCCTGGAAGCGCACGGGTGAGCCGGACACGGTGCTGGTGCCCGGGGGGTCGTCCGGCGGTTCGGCGGCGGCGGTCGCGGCCGGGCTGGCGATGGGGGCGACCGGTACCGATACCGGCGGGTCGATCCGCCAGCCGGCCGCCTATTGCGGGATTGCCGGAATCAAGCCGACCTATGGGCGGTGCAGCCGCTGGGGCACGATCGCCTTCGCCAGTTCGCTGGATCAGGCGGGGCCGATGGCCCGCACCGTCGAGGATTGCGCCATCCTGCTGCAATCCATGGCCGGATTCGACGTGCGCGACAGCACCAGCGTGGACGTGCCGGTGCCGGAGTACCGCGCCGCCTGCGGCCGCTCGCTGAAGGGCATGAAGGTCGGCATCCCCGCCGAATATCGGGTGGCCGGCATGCCGGCCGAGATCGAGGCGGCGTGGGAGCAGGGCATCGCCTGGCTGCGCGACGCGGGATGCGAGATCGTGAACGTGTCGCTGCCGCACACCAAATATGGGCTTGCGACCTATTATATCGTGGCGCCGGCGGAATGTTCGTCGAACCTGGCGCGCTATGACGGCGTGCGCTTTGGCCGGCGCGTGCCCGGCGAATCGCTGGACGCGCTGTACGAGGCGACGCGCCGCGAGGGCTTCGGGCCCGAGGTCCGGCGCCGGATCCTGATGGGGACCTATGTCCTGTCGGCCGGATATTACGACGCCTATTACCTGCGCGCGCAGAAGGTGCGCCACCTGATCCGCCGGGATTTCGAGGAGGCGTTCCGCATGGTGGACGTGCTGCTGACGCCGACCGCGCCCTCGCCGGCCTTCGCGCAGGGCGAGAAGATGGATGACCCTGTACAGATGTATCTGAACGACGTGTTCACCGTGCCGGCCAGCATGGCCGGCGTGCCGGCGATGTCGGTCCCGGCGGGGCTGAGCGGCAGCGGGCTGCCGCTGGGGCTGCAGGTGATCGGCCGGTCCTTCGACGAGGAAACGGTCATCGCCGCGGGCAGCGCGATCGAGCGGGCGGCGTCCTTCGCACATCGCCCCGCCCTGCGGGCGGAGGTGGCGTGA
- a CDS encoding LytTR family DNA-binding domain-containing protein, with product MEDALTEAIRDVMRRGGFVLATAAAMTFLAPWGTQAIPLPRRAFDWLACGVIWETAIWLARDGVSRRRRGAGAKAGRPPFGAYLLTLGIASIPAVPISMLIVNGSVGTAGDFAAFYAYALGLGLILAAIRYGLRSDGAARGHLAAGTVGSGPPTALPVPAASMPARDFPARDFPVGDFPVRDFLARHAPDLAGATLLALAAEDHYLRIHTDRGQALILLRLRDAIDSLGEDAGLQVHRSFWVAMDAAPRVARRGQSWQLELPTGLNVPVSRANVPACRAVGWL from the coding sequence ATGGAGGACGCGTTGACCGAGGCGATACGCGACGTGATGCGACGTGGCGGTTTTGTCCTGGCCACCGCCGCCGCCATGACGTTTCTCGCCCCATGGGGCACCCAGGCCATTCCTCTGCCCCGCCGTGCCTTCGACTGGCTGGCCTGCGGCGTCATATGGGAAACGGCGATCTGGCTGGCGCGCGACGGCGTGTCGCGGCGACGGCGCGGTGCGGGCGCCAAAGCGGGCCGTCCGCCGTTTGGGGCCTATCTTCTGACATTGGGCATCGCCTCGATTCCGGCCGTGCCGATCAGCATGCTCATCGTAAACGGGTCGGTCGGCACTGCCGGTGACTTTGCCGCCTTCTATGCCTACGCGCTGGGGCTCGGATTAATTCTGGCCGCCATCCGGTATGGCCTGCGGTCCGATGGTGCGGCGCGCGGGCACTTGGCTGCCGGGACCGTCGGAAGCGGCCCGCCGACCGCGTTGCCTGTCCCCGCCGCGAGCATGCCGGCACGCGATTTCCCGGCACGCGATTTCCCGGTGGGCGATTTCCCGGTGCGCGATTTCCTGGCGCGTCATGCGCCGGATCTGGCCGGGGCGACCCTGCTGGCGCTTGCGGCCGAGGACCATTACCTGCGCATTCATACCGACCGGGGGCAGGCGCTGATCCTGCTGCGTCTGCGTGATGCGATCGACAGCCTGGGAGAGGATGCGGGCCTGCAGGTGCATCGCTCGTTCTGGGTGGCGATGGATGCGGCTCCCCGGGTCGCGCGCCGGGGCCAGTCCTGGCAGTTGGAACTGCCCACCGGCCTGAATGTCCCCGTCAGCAGGGCCAATGTCCCGGCCTGCCGGGCCGTCGGCTGGCTGTAG
- the ruvX gene encoding Holliday junction resolvase RuvX yields MPLFNMHQIRARLGRNQRLLGLDPGQKTIGLALSDVSLMLASPYGTLRRGKLSAVAAEIGAIARREDVGALVSGLPLSLDGGFGPAAQAARDWMATLSEQVGLPAAMWDERLSSSAVNRMLIQDADISRRRRAELVDKLAAAYMLQGALDASARPADGEDGA; encoded by the coding sequence ATGCCCCTGTTCAACATGCACCAGATCCGCGCCCGGCTGGGCCGCAACCAGCGCCTGCTGGGGCTCGATCCGGGACAGAAGACGATCGGCCTGGCCCTGTCGGACGTGTCGCTGATGCTGGCATCGCCCTACGGCACGCTGCGCCGCGGCAAGCTGTCGGCCGTCGCCGCCGAAATCGGCGCGATCGCCCGGCGCGAGGATGTGGGCGCCCTGGTCTCCGGCCTGCCCTTGTCCCTGGATGGCGGTTTCGGCCCCGCGGCGCAGGCGGCGCGCGACTGGATGGCCACCCTGTCGGAACAGGTCGGCCTGCCGGCCGCCATGTGGGACGAACGCCTGTCCTCCAGCGCGGTCAACCGCATGCTGATCCAGGACGCCGACATCAGCCGCCGGCGCCGCGCCGAACTGGTGGACAAGCTGGCCGCCGCCTACATGCTGCAGGGCGCGCTGGATGCGTCGGCCAGACCCGCCGACGGCGAAGATGGGGCATAA
- a CDS encoding DUF6622 family protein yields the protein MQGDPIETRTECPAMSLPMILSHVPLWVWLLLSYLVWQGCAALSDTAVTVRRVALLPLVFVIWGLSGLVAHSGSTATPYLAWLIAAMCLAPVGYRIGPNRMVIDRTRGIVHRKGSPWPLIRNVTLFAAQFAIAIAVAAMPDRRVALDLLRGALSGALAGYFLGWALAFRRRYEAEDGMPA from the coding sequence TTGCAGGGTGACCCGATCGAAACCCGAACGGAATGCCCCGCCATGTCTTTGCCGATGATCCTTTCACACGTCCCGCTCTGGGTCTGGCTGTTGCTGTCCTATCTGGTCTGGCAGGGATGCGCCGCTCTGTCGGATACGGCCGTAACGGTGCGACGGGTGGCGCTGCTGCCGCTGGTGTTCGTCATCTGGGGGCTGTCGGGCCTGGTCGCGCATTCGGGGAGCACGGCAACGCCCTATCTGGCCTGGCTGATCGCGGCCATGTGCCTGGCGCCGGTCGGGTACAGGATCGGTCCGAATCGCATGGTGATCGACCGGACGCGCGGCATCGTGCATCGCAAGGGCAGCCCCTGGCCGCTGATCCGCAACGTCACGCTGTTCGCCGCGCAATTCGCCATCGCGATCGCAGTCGCGGCGATGCCGGACCGGCGAGTCGCACTGGACCTGCTGCGCGGTGCACTCTCAGGCGCACTGGCAGGGTATTTCCTGGGCTGGGCGCTGGCGTTCCGCCGCCGTTACGAAGCAGAGGACGGCATGCCAGCATAA
- the gatC gene encoding Asp-tRNA(Asn)/Glu-tRNA(Gln) amidotransferase subunit GatC yields the protein MSLDPATVRRIARLARIGIDESDLQALQGELNGILGWIEQLNEVDVGGVEPMVGTGHAALRMREDWVTDGEARDAVLSNAPDKAGPFYTVPKVVE from the coding sequence ATGTCGCTTGATCCCGCGACCGTCCGACGTATCGCCAGGCTGGCGCGGATAGGTATCGATGAGTCCGATTTGCAGGCCCTGCAGGGGGAATTGAACGGTATCCTCGGCTGGATCGAGCAGTTGAACGAAGTCGATGTCGGCGGTGTCGAGCCGATGGTGGGCACCGGCCACGCGGCGCTGCGCATGCGCGAGGATTGGGTGACCGACGGGGAGGCGCGCGATGCCGTCCTGTCGAACGCGCCTGACAAGGCGGGGCCGTTCTATACCGTGCCGAAGGTGGTTGAATGA
- a CDS encoding DMT family transporter, which produces MKATTDGWGSGLLGVIIFSGSLPATRVAIGGFSPLFLTSARAVIAALLGLVLLRTFRQTRPGRRDMGALALVALGVVAGFPLLTALALRHVTSAHSIVFIGLLPLCTAIFGVLRGGERPRPAFWLFSIAGSFLVAGFALTESGPATLSGDLLMVAAILLCGLGYAEGATLSRRLGGWQVISWALLLALPVMAPVALATLPATWRGIAPSAWIGLAYVSVFSMLIGFVFWYHGLARGGIAGVGQLQLVQPFFGLALSGFLLDEPVAWTMLAVTGLVMLCVAGARRFA; this is translated from the coding sequence ATGAAAGCAACGACCGACGGATGGGGCAGCGGCCTCCTGGGCGTCATCATCTTCAGCGGTTCCCTGCCGGCGACGCGGGTGGCGATCGGCGGTTTCTCGCCCTTGTTCCTGACCTCGGCCCGCGCGGTGATCGCGGCGCTGCTCGGGCTGGTCCTGCTCCGGACGTTCCGGCAGACACGGCCAGGGCGGCGCGACATGGGCGCGCTCGCCCTCGTCGCGCTGGGCGTGGTGGCCGGCTTTCCGCTGCTGACGGCGCTGGCGCTGCGGCACGTCACCTCGGCGCATTCGATCGTCTTCATCGGTCTTCTCCCCCTCTGCACCGCGATCTTCGGCGTGCTGCGCGGCGGGGAGCGGCCGAGGCCGGCCTTCTGGCTGTTTTCGATCGCAGGCAGCTTTCTGGTCGCCGGCTTCGCCCTGACCGAAAGCGGGCCTGCAACGCTGAGCGGCGATCTTCTGATGGTCGCCGCCATCCTCCTGTGCGGGCTCGGTTATGCCGAAGGCGCCACGCTGTCACGACGGCTCGGCGGCTGGCAGGTCATTTCCTGGGCGCTGTTGCTGGCGTTGCCGGTCATGGCGCCCGTCGCCCTGGCGACCCTTCCCGCCACCTGGCGCGGGATTGCGCCCTCGGCCTGGATCGGACTCGCCTATGTCTCCGTCTTCAGCATGCTGATCGGCTTCGTCTTCTGGTATCACGGCCTGGCACGCGGCGGCATCGCGGGGGTTGGACAGTTGCAACTGGTCCAGCCCTTCTTCGGACTCGCACTTTCCGGTTTCCTGCTCGACGAGCCGGTTGCCTGGACGATGCTCGCCGTGACCGGCCTGGTCATGCTTTGCGTCGCCGGTGCCCGGCGCTTTGCATAA
- a CDS encoding cytidine deaminase, whose translation MSGDPLIDAAVAVRANAYAPYSRFHVGAALRGADGRIFAGCNTENAAYPQGICAEGGAISAMVAAGQRRITDIVICGGGDRPCAPCGGCRQKIREFGAPDLRIRMVGPTGAVLLVRTLGELLPDAFGPEDLPEDLTKA comes from the coding sequence ATGTCCGGTGATCCGCTGATCGACGCCGCCGTCGCGGTCCGCGCCAATGCCTACGCCCCCTATTCGCGCTTTCATGTCGGGGCGGCGCTGCGCGGCGCGGACGGCCGGATCTTCGCAGGCTGCAACACGGAAAACGCAGCCTATCCGCAGGGCATCTGCGCCGAGGGCGGGGCGATTTCGGCCATGGTGGCGGCCGGCCAGCGCCGCATCACCGACATCGTGATCTGCGGCGGCGGCGACCGGCCCTGCGCCCCCTGCGGCGGCTGCCGACAGAAGATCCGCGAATTCGGCGCGCCGGACCTGCGCATCCGCATGGTCGGCCCGACGGGCGCCGTGCTGCTGGTGCGGACGCTGGGCGAATTGCTGCCGGACGCGTTCGGCCCCGAGGATCTGCCCGAGGACCTGACGAAAGCCTGA